AGCGGCGTGTTATGGCGCCAGGCGTCCAATACCTTTTCAGGGAGGCTCCCACCGTGAGCACCAAGAACGTTCGCATCGAGAAGGACACCTTCGGCCCCATCGAGGTCCCCGCCGACCGCCTCTGGGGCGCGCAGACGCAGCGCAGCCGCCAGAACTTCGACATCTCCTCCGAGCGCATGCCCCTGGCGCTCATCCGCGCGCTCGTGCTGGTGAAGAAGGCGGCGGCGATCGTGAACGTGGAGAACGGCACGCTCGCCAAGGAGCGCGGCGAGGCCATCGTGAAGGCGGCGGACGAGGTGCTCGCCGGCAAGCACGACGAGGAGTTCCCCCTCATCGTCTGGCAGACGGGCAGCGGCACCCAGACGAACATGAACGTGAACGAGGTGCTGGCCAACCGCGCCTCCGAGCTGCTGGGCGGCGAGCGCGGCGAGTCGCGCAAGGTGCACCCCAACGACGACGTCAACAAGGGCCAGAGCTCCAACGACGTGTTCCCCACCGCGATGAGCGTCGCGGCGGTGGAGGCGGTGGTGCGCGGCGTGGTGCCCCAGGTGAAGGCGCTGCGCGAGACGCTCGCGCAAAAGGCGAAGGCCTTCGAGAGCGTGGTGAAGATCGGCCGCACCCACCTGCAGGACGCGACCCCGCTCACCCTCGGCCAGGAGTTCAGCGGCTACGTCGCGCAGATCGACCAGGCGCTGCGCCACCTGGAGCGCGTGCTGCCGCACCTGTGCGAGCTCGCCCTGGGCGGCACCGCCGTGGGCACCGGCCTCAACGCCCCCAAGGGCTATGCCGAGCGCGTGGCGAAGGAGATCGCCCAGCTCACCGGCCTGCCCTTCGTCACCGCCCCCAACAAGTTCGAGGCGCTCGCCGCCAACGACGCCGTGGTGCAGGCGCACGGCGCGCTCAAGGGGCTCGCGGCCGCCTTCTTCAAGATCGCCAACGACATCCGCTGGCTCTCGAGCGGCCCCCGCTCGGGCCTGGGCGAGATCACCATCCCGGAGAACGAGCCGGGCAGCTCCATCATGCCGGGCAAGGTGAACCCCACCCAGTGCGAGGCGATGACCATGCTCTGCGCGCAGGTGATGGGCAACGACGTGGCCATCAGCCTCGGCGGCGCCTCGGGCAACTTCGAGCTCAACGTCTACAAGCCGCTGATGATCCACAACTTCCTGCAGAGCTGCCGGCTGCTCGGAGACGGGGCGCGCAGCTTCCGCGACAACTGCGCCGTGGGCATCGAGCCGAACATGCCGCGCATCAAGGAGAACCTCGAGCGCTCGCTCATGCTCGTCACCGCGCTCAACCCGCACATCGGCTACGACAACGCGGCGAAGATCGCGAAGACCGCCCACAAGCAGGGCAAGACCCTCAAGGAGGTCGCGGTCGAGCTCGGGCTGCTCACTGCCGAGCAGTTCGACCAGTGGGTGCGCCCGGAGAAGATGACCGGCAACCTCTAGCAGCCGAGCGGGCAGGGGGGCGGGCCAAGCGTGGTCCAGCGCACGGCCCGGCCCCACTGCTGCACAACGGGCGCGCATCCGGCGCGGGGGACGGTTAGCGTAGGGGAGCCATGAACATCCCCTACGTCATCGAGAACACCCACCGCGGCGAGCGGGCCTACGATCTCTACAGCCGGCTCCTCAAGGACCGCATCGTGATGCTGGGCACCCCGGTGAACGATGACGTGGCCAACGTCATCGTCTCGCAGCTCCTCTTCCTGGAGAGCGAGGACCCCGAGAAGCCCATCAGCCTCTACATCAACAGCCCGGGCGGCAGCGTGACCGCGGGGCTCGCGATCTACGACACCATGCAGTACGTGCGCCCGCCG
This region of Aggregicoccus sp. 17bor-14 genomic DNA includes:
- the fumC gene encoding class II fumarate hydratase produces the protein MSTKNVRIEKDTFGPIEVPADRLWGAQTQRSRQNFDISSERMPLALIRALVLVKKAAAIVNVENGTLAKERGEAIVKAADEVLAGKHDEEFPLIVWQTGSGTQTNMNVNEVLANRASELLGGERGESRKVHPNDDVNKGQSSNDVFPTAMSVAAVEAVVRGVVPQVKALRETLAQKAKAFESVVKIGRTHLQDATPLTLGQEFSGYVAQIDQALRHLERVLPHLCELALGGTAVGTGLNAPKGYAERVAKEIAQLTGLPFVTAPNKFEALAANDAVVQAHGALKGLAAAFFKIANDIRWLSSGPRSGLGEITIPENEPGSSIMPGKVNPTQCEAMTMLCAQVMGNDVAISLGGASGNFELNVYKPLMIHNFLQSCRLLGDGARSFRDNCAVGIEPNMPRIKENLERSLMLVTALNPHIGYDNAAKIAKTAHKQGKTLKEVAVELGLLTAEQFDQWVRPEKMTGNL